One Pararhizobium sp. IMCC3301 DNA segment encodes these proteins:
- a CDS encoding AAA family ATPase yields the protein MAITEPPVPSTVEDTGVSRDLLMKLVAKTLQVHGTLAPSQIAREMRLPTGIVLSLLKDLQRLQFVESKGLAGHDMRSEVRYSLGGDGIHFAARANAQSQYVGPAPVSLEAWIAQIRQQTIADDHVTRDALKKQLSHLILPDDIVTLLGPAVNSAKSVLLYGKPGNGKTSIAEAIGNSFSDRIFIPHCFEVGGQIINLFDPTLHTPDEEEESRLVSKPTFDQRWRRCKRPFVLTGGELTLDMLDLSYNAVSRFYEAPIHLKAIGGVFVIDDFGRQRTDPQAVLNRWIVPLERRYDFLTLHTGKKFSVPFDQLAIFSTNIPPDELADPGALRRLYYKIQIPTPSEDDFRVIFRDVAAAAEVPFDSDIFEAFFDRHYANGKAIPAGHHPKYIVDFIKSVCRFKEEDLHMSAELLDGGWSNLTVS from the coding sequence ATGGCCATCACTGAACCGCCAGTGCCATCGACGGTTGAAGACACCGGAGTCAGTCGCGATCTGCTGATGAAACTTGTGGCGAAGACCCTCCAGGTTCACGGCACTCTGGCACCCTCGCAGATCGCCCGCGAAATGCGCCTTCCCACCGGCATCGTGCTGTCGCTTCTGAAAGATTTGCAGCGCCTTCAATTTGTCGAATCCAAGGGACTGGCCGGTCACGACATGCGTTCGGAGGTCAGATATTCACTTGGCGGCGATGGCATTCATTTTGCGGCACGGGCCAATGCCCAGTCACAATATGTCGGCCCGGCACCGGTCAGCCTCGAAGCTTGGATTGCGCAGATCCGTCAGCAGACGATTGCCGATGATCATGTCACACGGGATGCTTTGAAAAAGCAATTGTCCCACCTCATCCTGCCGGATGATATCGTCACGCTGCTCGGCCCTGCAGTCAATTCCGCCAAATCCGTTCTGCTTTACGGCAAGCCGGGCAATGGCAAGACCAGTATTGCCGAAGCCATTGGAAATTCTTTCAGTGACCGGATTTTCATTCCGCATTGTTTTGAGGTCGGTGGCCAGATTATCAATCTGTTTGACCCGACCTTGCACACACCGGATGAAGAAGAAGAGTCAAGACTGGTTTCGAAACCGACATTTGACCAGCGCTGGCGCCGGTGCAAACGGCCCTTTGTGCTGACCGGGGGTGAACTGACCCTCGACATGCTGGATCTGTCATATAATGCGGTATCGCGCTTCTACGAGGCTCCCATTCATCTGAAAGCCATTGGCGGCGTGTTTGTCATCGACGATTTCGGCCGGCAGCGCACGGATCCCCAGGCGGTGCTGAACCGCTGGATTGTTCCGCTGGAACGGCGCTATGATTTTCTGACCCTTCATACCGGCAAGAAGTTTTCAGTGCCGTTCGACCAGTTGGCAATTTTTTCGACCAACATACCACCGGACGAACTGGCCGATCCGGGGGCCCTGAGGCGGTTATACTACAAAATCCAGATTCCGACCCCGTCAGAAGATGATTTCCGGGTCATTTTCCGCGATGTCGCCGCCGCCGCCGAAGTGCCGTTTGACAGTGATATATTTGAAGCGTTTTTTGACCGCCATTATGCCAATGGAAAAGCCATTCCTGCCGGTCACCATCCCAAA